GGCCGTCCTGATCGATATTGCTCAGCTGTTCATCTTGGTAAAAGAGCGAGGTTTCATTGTCATTTCCCTGTTTTGACGTGACCAGATGATCGTGTCCGTCATAACGATATTGGCTGACGACCTGACCACTTTCGACTCCCAGCAGGCGGCCCTGGCTGTCATAGCTCAGGCGTTGACCGCGCTCATCGTTGAGTTGACAGCCATTGAGGTCATAAGTGAACGTCGGATTCCCTCCCACTCTCGACGGCGTATAGGTAATGCCCTGTAGCTGGCAGGGGTTATTTTCGTCCGAGTAGGTGAATACTGCCCGTTCGGTCTTATTGTCAGCGAAGGTCGTCAACACCAGCTTGATATTGTCCAGGGCATCGAACGCGAAGATCTGGCTGCTGATCTCCCTCCCTTCGCTATCCCGGGGCAATATGCTGCCCTCGCACTCATGCTTGATCAGCCGGCCACGGGGGTCGTAGGTAAACGTCTCCTTGAGCAGACTGGCTCCATCGTGCTGCAGATGTCGGCTTTTCAGCAGGCCATCGACCTGCCAGGTTTGCGCCAGCGTGCGTGGTGGCAGTTGGTTCAAGGTGTGTGTGCGCAGTATCTCGCGACCCTGATCGTCATACTGCAACTGAGTGACCAGCGTGCTGTCCGTCGCCCGGTCCTTGGTGGTGGTGCGGTGAAGTTGGCCCAGGCCGTCATATTCGAACTCGGCCTGAAGTTGGCCCTGCTCAATGCTGCTCACGCGTGCGGCGTCATCATAGCCATAGAGGGTGTCCATGCCGGCGCTATGGTCTTGTTTCAAATCGGTGCGCTTGAGCGGGCGGTCTTGCATGGAGTTCGAATGAAGCGTCTCCCAGGCCGTGTTTCGATTGTCGACCCAACGCTCGACGAGCAGTTGATTGGCGGTGTTGTATTCGTACTCGCGATTACCTTGTTCATTACGTGCCTGGGTGAGGCGCGAGCTGGTCGAGTGATAAGCAAAGCCCGCGTTTTCATCTGGCGCGCGGCTGCTGATGGGTTGGTCGGTGAGGGCCAGGTTGTATTCGTACTCGATGGAGTCGTTTGCAGGGGTGATCCTTGTCTTCACCTGCATCTGGTCGGCGTCGTAGTTGTAGCGCTCCGTATAGGTGCCAACCGTGGTTCGGGTCAGGCGCCCCAGGCCATCGAATGTTTGTTCACCCACGGTTGTTTCGGTTACGCCGTCGGCGCTCACGCTCATGGCCACCGGTAATTCCAACGTGCTGT
The sequence above is drawn from the Pseudomonas sp. St316 genome and encodes:
- a CDS encoding RHS repeat-associated core domain-containing protein, with product MAEETEYDWLDGESRALKSTFYYDDWAQQCCVIGPDGVQTHQHLDPIGTDESQGPIQRNWRQSAGPAPIISGLSETWLNLFSKPSQVRTLDSAEQEIAKETYLYDGLGRCTQHTDPSKYITQFVYDPWSRLISSTLPDDSIVKRTYAAHSTLELPVAMSVSADGVTETTVGEQTFDGLGRLTRTTVGTYTERYNYDADQMQVKTRITPANDSIEYEYNLALTDQPISSRAPDENAGFAYHSTSSRLTQARNEQGNREYEYNTANQLLVERWVDNRNTAWETLHSNSMQDRPLKRTDLKQDHSAGMDTLYGYDDAARVSSIEQGQLQAEFEYDGLGQLHRTTTKDRATDSTLVTQLQYDDQGREILRTHTLNQLPPRTLAQTWQVDGLLKSRHLQHDGASLLKETFTYDPRGRLIKHECEGSILPRDSEGREISSQIFAFDALDNIKLVLTTFADNKTERAVFTYSDENNPCQLQGITYTPSRVGGNPTFTYDLNGCQLNDERGQRLSYDSQGRLLGVESGQVVSQYRYDGHDHLVTSKQGNDNETSLFYQDEQLSNIDQDGHQTHLLHHVDGPLGQQTSDDSQTLLLLADANQSVIGESRQRDLRTAVYSAYGERHSDDTLRSLLAFNGEMRDDASGWYLLGRGYRAYNPGLMRFHSPDSLSPFGSGGVNPYTYCLGNPIALRDPTGHEAIGWSGRLRRSDEDTPLPTDGGGGLVAGFPWRWERCLLPLEPFHCFLQRAPPLR